Below is a window of Cryptococcus neoformans var. neoformans JEC21 chromosome 12 sequence DNA.
TGAGGGAGAGACAGGACCTCTGGTGTACGTCTGTCATTTCTTCAACGTCCATGATGCCAATCATATTTGTAATTCAGTTATCCAGCCTTGCACTTGTACATATACACTGCCTTCCACCGTCTCTTGCCCTCCATCGAAAATGTTCGCCCAGCCCAATTCGTCTTTCTCGGGTTCTATCTCGCCACGTACTTGGCTATCTCCACGATCTACTATCTCGCAGGGCGCCCGTCAAATGGTGGCCATCATTTTCCGCAGGTATTACTCATTCCTTTGACCCTCTCTAAGAGGGCCCACTCAATATTCTTGCTTCGACTGTTCAATGATCCTATCGCTATGCTCATCTTCTATCTTTCCGTGATTGCTTTCCAGATTGGTGGCCGGAAGGGCTGGAGACTAGGATGCGTGCTTTTCAGGTCAGTATCCTGGCCTAAGCGTCATTTCCATGGCTAATTCCATTAGTCTCGCACTGGGAGTCAAGATGAACATCCTCAATTTTTTGCCAGGTCTActcgttcttctttttcaatATCGCGGCATTGTTGGCACAGTGGAAGGTCTCTCAATCATCGGTCTTATCCagttccttcttcctgctccatttttcttttcgAAAAGCAACCCTTACCTCATTAGAGCATATTTCACTTCGGCTTTTGATTTCTCACGACAATTCTTGTATGAATGGACTGTCAACTGGAGGTTCATCAGTGAAGAGACATTCTTGAGCAGAGAGAGGGCCGTGACTCTACTTGCAGGACATGTGAGTAGTGCGAACGGGGATTGCACATGGCACTGACTTGACATCACAATGTAGCTTACCGTCTTGGGGTTATTTGCAGCATTTAAATGGTCACCGGTGCCCGGTGGCACTTTGAGGGTACTGCGGAAGGGGTTCTCTGACCCGCTAAATCAAGCTTTAGAGGTTTCACAGGTTCCAGCCTATCGTATGTACTCTGATTACAGAACACGATTAACTTATTAACACTGCATCAGACATTCCATTAGTCTTATTTTCTGCCAATCTTATAGGCATGCTCTTTGCCCGTTCTTTGCACTACCAGTTCCACTCGTGGTATTTCCACCAGTTACCTTTCTTGCTCTATTCAGGTGCTGGTTGGGGAAATATGTTGACTAGGTGAGTCATCTGCGGCTTTGAACACATCAGCTCACACAAAATAGTGTCCTCATATGGGTTACTGTGCAGTATGCGTGGGAAACAGCCCCATCCACCATAAGTACTTCTGCTGCGCTTTTAGCTGGGCACGGGGCAATGGTTTTTGGACTTTTCTTTCATGGAATGAAACGCCCATCATCAAGCCAGAAATCTAAGGCTAAATAATTTTCGACATATTGTGACGTAGCTACTGTTTGCATGGATAGGAAACAACTACATGTaatgataataataatagtACACTTTAAATTTTCTATTTTGTCAAACGAATATTCCCTTGACTCTCAAAGAAGCGTCTCACATCCCACCAgttgttccttcttctctcaccGACGTCCCAATCTCTCAAAGCAACTTCTGTTGCGTTCTCGCCacgaccttcttccacatcgGTCTGCAAAGAGCTATTATCCTCCCCACGTATGATCGCTCCGAGACCGAGAGGCCCGTCACTTCGGCTTCTTCgatttctttccctttccccatGATGATGCTCACTCATACTTCCCGATCGCAAGGCGAATCCTGGACTCGCCGCTCCTAAGCCAATGGAGAAGCCCATGGGCGCAGCATGAGGACCAATGTCGGGGAGAAGAGACCCATATCTGGGGCCTCtatggtggtgatgatgagcatgTGAAAGTGAATGAGAATGGGTATGGAAGGAACGAGGAGACATGGGCgagtgaggagaagatggcgatggAGCAAAGACTGGTTGATAGTGCCCAGTTGGTGTGGGGGGTACAGAGACAGTCCCTATGTCATGATGGGGAAGCGGCCAGAGActttcatcgtcttctGGTTCTTCTGTAGTCCCTCGGCCCAGCAAAGTCGctccttccccagcttccACTTCGTCTCTGCTCTCATGTGACGAGATGGAAGTGCTATCCGACATCACGTCTTCCTCAGCCCATGTACCCACTTCTACACTGCCTTCAGGTTGAATAGCCGAGACAATCCATACACCGAGCAGAAGAATGGCAGTGCCAaaagagacaagaagaattTGATAAGTTGCGAGTTGCCCGAATTGGTTATAAAAGATCAGTCCATCTGCTCCATATTAATTTTTGCCCTGCACGTCTTGAGGTTACAACACTTACCAAAAATCGAGGATAAATTGAAGAAACAGAATGCCAACGGACACACTAACGCCGGCCCTGTAAATTTCAAGCTGTGATGCAGATACCAGATCTGCGCGACGGCAATGACGCTCATCCCCAACATCAGGGCCCATGTTTGAGGTCTTGCAAATTCATTACGACCGACGCCTGTTCGCCAATGATCGACGGTTTTCATGAATAGTTCAACTGTTGCCTTCGCCAGAACAAGGCATAATCCGGAGAGTGTACCTGCCGCAGCGGCAAAAGCAAGGCCGCAGAGGGTAAGGGTGTGAGTGAGGGAAGATTCGGCGGTGGATTTGGGCGACACCTCTTGAATGCGAGGTGAAATAGAAAGTGAAAGGGGTTTCTGCACAGACGGGCTTTTCAAAGTAAGGCGAGGGTTAGGCTTCGCGTATTCATCTTCATGGTCATCAGAGTTGGAAGTTGATCGATGTCGAGGGTTTGTGGAGCGGAAAGGAATAGCAATAGTCGAGCGGGGAGAAGCGTAATTGCTTGGTACGGAGACAGGACTTGATGCACCGGACAAGGAGATCTGGTTCGACTGATGCCGGTAGACGTGCCAGCTTGCAATGTGGGCCTGGAGTCAATAGTCAGAACCATGACACTGAACCAATGCCCTTACTTACCGCTGCCAAGACCGCTGCGACCGCAATCAAAACGATTGTAAAGAAAGCTACAAATGGGCCTCTTTTGAGCAGTAACAGTAGCTCGTCCAGGCCGTGTTCCTCATCAGGAACTACGCCAAATACAGCAATCATAACCGCCCCCCCAGCTACTAACGCTGTGCCGACCACCCAACTCATACCAAACTTGTCGCCCAAAAGCACATGGGCAAATAGGGCATTGAAGACCAGCGAGATGGCCCCCAAGGGTGCCAGGATAACAATGGGTAGCGCGTCCAGCTGGAAGAGCGTGGCAAAGACATTGGAAGTCATATATATGATGAAGCCGATAAGCCATAGCGGGCGCCGTATTGCTGGTCGACGAGCAGGCAAGGGTAAAAGATCTTCCTGAATGTGAGATTTACGCTGAATAGTAAGGCCTGAAGCAAATCGGGAAGTTTAGCCTACTTGAGAGCATTTCCCAGTATCTCTTCTTACTCACCCAGCGATTGCACGAAAGAACAAGCCAGGCCAATCAAAATGGCAACAAAGACTGGGATACCGCGCATAGCTGCTATCGTCAAGCCAAATAATAAGGATCTTGCGGTGCAACGACACAAAACACTACTGAATGGATTTCAGTGTGTTGAGAAGGCCGGCCTATGCAGGCATCAAAGTGTCGGAGCTGAGGATATGGACAGAAATGAAACGGATAATAAGCGGATGTAGTGAATTTCCACCGACTAGAGTTCGAGCGGGACAACCAACTCGTTCCCCCCCCACCAACGCGAGCCACGTCTAGTAGAACGCGTTCGAATGAACAAACATAGATCGGGACAACATGTCATTTTGACATGTTATAATTTCGGACACAccccctccttccaatTTTGGTAATTTCTAAGGGTCATTCGAGAGTTTAACAACGCCGAGCGCTGGAGGGCTGGTTGGGAGCAGAGTACACTCGTATGGCATCCTTGAACGCCGCCAATGCCTTCAGCCGGGTGGATAGAAAGGCAATGGCAGATGCGGTGGAAAAACATCCGCCAGTGCTGTGGAGATCCTGCAAATGGGCCTACGGTGTGCCTTCTGACCTTATCTGCGGTGACACAATCCTTCAGTCATCACAAGGAGTCCGCCAAGGGAATCCATTCGGTTCTCTGTTCTTTTCTATCGCTCTCGGTCCCGACACGCAAGCCATTGCCTACCTGGACGACATCTACCTCTTTTCCAATGACCCCGACGTCATGCAGCGAACACAAGCCTTCCTAGCCGACAAGGAGAACATAATCAAACtaaacaacaacaaatgcAAACTACATTCACCGAGATACCTGAGTACAGATTTAAGATGCTGGGGACCATGGTCGGCCcgaagaaggcgagggaAGAATTCCTGGAgagcaagatgaagatcgaagcgaagaagatagcCAAGTTGAAGGAGATCTCCTTTCATTCACAGATGTAGTTCCCCTAGCTTAcaaagcggcagcagcgcAAACAGACAAGCATCTCTCCAACATCTTCGGCCTCGACCTCCCAGACGAAGCTCCTACACCAAGCCAACGCGAACTCTGTTCCTCTTTGTGGGAACATCAGCAAACAACCATCCTCGAAGGTCTGAATGATCCTGCACGCAAGAGACTCACAGAAAATACATCCAAGATCGGCAAGCGCTGGCTCAACGTGATTCCTTAAATAACTTAGCAACCGTTACATgtatcctctttcaccctGCTGCAATAAGAGGCTCCGAGCTCTTGTACCTGCATTGTACGTAAGCTCATGTCGTGTCGTGCGTGTGCGACTGTAACATGACAACTTGCCTTTTATCATGTCATCACTCATCTAGAAGAACTGTCAGGAAAAGGCAGCAGCCGGGCGGGGAACGACACGACGATAATTAGGCAATTTCACCATTTCGCCAACTATCGAAGGAGCACAACGCAGCATTAGAGAACCGGTCACAAACAGAACAAGAAGCTTCTGGGATGTTCTTTGAAACATATGCATTGACAAAAGATGATAAGGCGGTGTTGAACGCTCTCCTCTAGATAATCTATGGGTTACAACTGTACGGAGATCTAGGGAGATACAATAGGTTGAATTGTTGAAATGccaaaaagagaaaggaaggggCCAAAAAGAGTTGATGTACTATATTGAACCTTGGTATATTGAACAGAAATTTGTTTTTGAGAATCGAAGGGCACGAGTTGAACGTGAACCCTTCTTGCTCGTCCGTTGAGGACAGCTTTTCCGTCTTTCACATTCATCGATCTCTCCCATCTAGTAGCTCTTCAAAGATCTAAGCGCCGACCACACCCTTCACACCCTCAACGATCCCCTCAACAGTACCCTTCACGCCCTCCACGACTTTCCTGACAGTTGTCTGATCAAGCAAGAACGGCTCGAAGATCGACATGCCATCTCGGAAGTCATTGGCGAC
It encodes the following:
- a CDS encoding alpha-1,3-mannosyltransferase, putative, producing the protein MSRQSLFTPALGQRKGLISHTVDLVRALLFDRRYFWHTAFLLFLGEVALSLLVIWKIPYTKIDWPAYMQQVDMFLAGERDYSKIEGETGPLVYPALHLYIYTAFHRLLPSIENVRPAQFVFLGFYLATYLAISTIYYLAGRPSNGGHHFPQVLLIPLTLSKRAHSIFLLRLFNDPIAMLIFYLSVIAFQIGGRKGWRLGCVLFSLALGVKMNILNFLPGLLVLLFQYRGIVGTVEGLSIIGLIQFLLPAPFFFSKSNPYLIRAYFTSAFDFSRQFLYEWTVNWRFISEETFLSRERAVTLLAGHLTVLGLFAAFKWSPVPGGTLRVLRKGFSDPLNQALEVSQVPAYHIPLVLFSANLIGMLFARSLHYQFHSWYFHQLPFLLYSGAGWGNMLTSVLIWVTVQYAWETAPSTISTSAALLAGHGAMVFGLFFHGMKRPSSSQKSKAK